The following coding sequences are from one Capsicum annuum cultivar UCD-10X-F1 chromosome 3, UCD10Xv1.1, whole genome shotgun sequence window:
- the LOC107865710 gene encoding disease resistance protein At4g27190-like — protein sequence MEVCIIGVWGTGGVGKTTLVKNLNNELLKNVPSSKLSFGVVIWVTVPKPPIDVRKIQEQIASRLNLKVDKEGSVESIAGKICERLKEEKSFLLILDDVWETIDLDDVGVPQLSVRRKIIITCRSLEVCRQMRTNREMNIFTLEEGESLQLFVKNAGDVANLEYIQTLAMDIARECGGLPLAITVIGSSMRGKTRVELWQDALDSLTRSKPHSKVVEDKVYGVIKWSYDSLESRDIQNCFLYCSLYPAAIPIDDLIHCWWAEGILSEHDTYEQAYNRGITLVESLKDACLLEADKMEDEDCVKMHDMVRDVARWIPSTSGDEDTYVFQAGIGLTEISRITISTSVKRISFVSNKIECLPDCFTKCPKTTSLLLQDNHHLMKIPREFFLAFPALRVLNLSGTGIRELPSSINSLSQLRALILQSCHWLNHLPTVANLHNLQVLDCEFTGIRCLPQGMENLTNLRLLNISGSCLGATSFDEISSLHNLTHLSIRVDSSSCLNGDYTWTWMTRLKGFLIKVGETPIYVPYKKSIRAINVAGCEIFSNGELSGMLQFASDLYLDKCMGLRKLIAYNAFNGLKLLDIKGCSCSFGPVEGGSGQFDPLPNLEHLVLRFVENLKSVSDFGQYLGLRFSKLRQLDIDICESLTCLFNDGGSCSVPKHLEDITIRCCTDLVDLFVQCSSSDQATLINSEIPRVRKLKLAYLPGLGGTLGEPQSMWEHLEELMVIGCYGLRKLPLSIQTSKNIKIIEGESFWWSELEWDDDNFKSNLECCYKNRYSY from the coding sequence GTATGCATCATCGGTGTGTGGGGTACCGGAGGAGTTGGGAAAACTACTTTGGTGAAGAATCTGAACAACGAGCTCTTAAAGAATGTGCCAAGTTCCAAACTGTCTTTTGGCGTTGTGATATGGGTTACAGTGCCCAAACCGCCAATAGACGTAAGAAAGATTCAAGAGCAAATTGCCAGCAGATTAAACCTGAAGGTTGATAAAGAGGGAAGTGTAGAAAGCATTGCCGGAAAAATCTGTGAAAGGCTCAAGGAAGAAAAGAGTTTCCTTCTCATATTGGATGACGTTTGGGAAACTATAGATTTGGATGATGTAGGCGTGCCCCAACTTTCCGTGAGAAGAAAGATAATTATAACTTGTCGTTCTTTGGAGGTTTGTAGGCAAATGAGAACAAACAGAGAAATGAACATATTCACACTGGAAGAGGGCGAATCTTTGCAACTGTTTGTCAAAAATGCGGGAGATGTTGCCAATCTGGAGTATATTCAAACATTGGCAATGGATATTGCAAGAGAGTGTGGTGGTTTACCTTTAGCCATCACTGTTATTGGATCATCTATGAGAGGGAAGACAAGGGTTGAGCTCTGGCAAGATGCTTTGGATTCACTTACAAGGTCTAAACCTCATAGCAAAGTTGTAGAAGATAAGGTTTACGGTGTCATCAAGTGGAGTTATGATTCTTTAGAATCTCGAGATATTCAAAACTGTTTCTTGTATTGCTCGTTATATCCAGCAGCTATTCCGATAGATGATCTCATACATTGCTGGTGGGCGGAGGGGATCCTCAGTGAACATGACACTTATGAACAAGCCTACAACAGGGGAATCACGTTGGTTGAGAGTCTAAAAGATGCCTGCTTGCTAGAAGCCGATAAGATGGAGGACGAGGATTGTGTGAAGATGCATGACATGGTTCGTGATGTTGCTAGATGGATACCTAGTACCTCTGGGGATGAAGACACTTATGTTTTTCAAGCTGGAATTGGGTTGACTGAGATATCACGTATTACAATATCAACTTCTGTCAAGAGGATATCTTTTGTAAGTAACAAGATTGAATGTCTACCTGATTGCTTCACCAAATGTCCAAAGACAACATCTTTACTTTTGCAAGACAATCATCACCTTATGAAAATACCCCGGGAATTCTTTTTGGCATTTCCAGCTCTAAGAGTTCTGAATCTGAGTGGAACTGGTATTAGGGAACTGCCTTCTTCCATCAATAGTTTAAGTCAACTACGTGCTCTAATACTACAAAGTTGTCATTGGTTGAACCATTTACCAACCGTTGCTAATCTTCACAATTTGCAAGTGCTCGATTGTGAATTTACAGGGATACGTTGTCTGCCGCAAGGAATGGAAAATTTAACAAATCTGAGGCTATTAAATATATCGGGTAGCTGTCTTGGAGCGACCTCTTTTGATGAGATATCATCTCTACACAATCTGACTCATCTCTCGATTAGAGTGGATAGCTCATCATGTTTGAATGGAGATTACACCTGGACCTGGATGACTAGATTGAAAGGATTTCTCATTAAAGTTGGAGAAACTCCAATTTATGTGCCATACAAGAAGTCAATAAGGGCGATAAATGTCGCCGGGTGTGAAATTTTCAGTAACGGAGAGCTCTCAGGCATGTTGCAGTTTGCTTCAGATTTGTACTTGGACAAATGCATGGGTCTCAGGAAGTTGATTGCATACAACGCTTTTAATGGATTAAAATTACTAGACATAAAGGGCTGTTCTTGTTCTTTTGGACCAGTGGAAGGAGGAAGTGGACAATTTGACCCTTTGCCAAATCTAGAACATCTCGTCCTCCGTTTCGTAGAAAATTTAAAGAGTGTTTCTGATTTCGGTCAATATTTGGGTCTAAGATTTTCTAAATTACGCCAACTGGATATCGATATTTGTGAAAGTTTAACATGTCTTTTTAACGATGGTGGATCTTGTTCTGTGCCCAAGCACTTGGAAGATATTACAATTAGATGTTGTACAGATCTAGTAGACTTGTTTGTGCAATGCAGCTCAAGTGATCAGGCAACACTTATCAACTCAGAAATTCCAAGAGTTCGGAAGTTAAAGTTGGCCTACTTACCTGGACTAGGAGGAACGTTGGGGGAGCCACAGAGTATGTGGGAACACTTGGAGGAACTCATGGTGATCGGTTGTTATGGACTAAGGAAGTTGCCTCTCTCTATTCAAACCtccaaaaacatcaaaataatagaaGGAGAATCATTCTGGTGGAGCGAACTGGAATGGGATGATGACAACTTCAAGTCGAATTTAGAGTGTTGTTACAAAAATAGGTATTCTTACTGA